From a single Acidobacteriota bacterium genomic region:
- the rpsM gene encoding 30S ribosomal protein S13, giving the protein MARIAGVDLPQNKQVWVGLTYIYGIGRTRSLKILDRAGVESVTKVRDLTEDEARKIRDIITEEGRVEGDLRKNVSQHIKRLMEIGCYRGVRHRKGLPVNGQRTSTNARTRKGPRRGAVAGKKKVKK; this is encoded by the coding sequence ATGGCACGTATTGCAGGGGTGGATCTACCCCAGAACAAGCAGGTTTGGGTCGGCCTGACCTACATTTATGGAATCGGCCGTACTCGCTCCCTCAAGATTCTCGACCGCGCCGGTGTCGAGTCCGTCACCAAGGTGCGCGACCTGACCGAGGATGAGGCGCGCAAGATTCGCGACATCATCACGGAAGAAGGGCGCGTCGAGGGCGATCTGCGGAAGAACGTCAGTCAGCACATCAAGCGCCTGATGGAGATCGGGTGCTACCGCGGCGTCCGGCACCGCAAGGGCTTGCCCGTGAACGGTCAGCGGACCAGCACCAACGCTCGCACCCGCAAGGGGCCGCGGCGCGGTGCCGTCGCCGGCAAGAAGAAGGTCAAGAAGTAA
- the rpmJ gene encoding 50S ribosomal protein L36 — protein MKVRSSVKPMCSKCKVVRRKGVVRVICENPKHKQRQG, from the coding sequence ATGAAGGTACGCTCGTCGGTGAAACCCATGTGTTCGAAGTGTAAGGTCGTCCGTCGCAAGGGTGTGGTGCGGGTGATCTGCGAGAACCCGAAACACAAACAGCGTCAGGGGTAG
- a CDS encoding adenylate kinase, with product MRLVLLGPPNSGKGTQASLLAERLAIPAISTGEMLRGAVAEKSELGLRVESIMDSGRLVDDDTMAAVVEDRLSRSDARQGFLLDGYPRTLPQAATLEGILVSSQSDLDAVVSIEVPETVLIERALGRGRQDDSAEVMKERLRVYDELTAPLVGYYKDRSKLHTLDGNRPVEVVFESILEVLGH from the coding sequence GTGCGTCTCGTGCTTCTCGGTCCGCCCAACTCGGGCAAGGGGACCCAGGCTTCGCTGCTGGCGGAGCGACTGGCCATCCCGGCGATCTCCACGGGGGAGATGTTGCGCGGAGCGGTGGCCGAGAAGAGCGAGCTCGGCCTGCGGGTCGAGAGCATCATGGATTCCGGTCGGTTGGTGGATGACGACACGATGGCGGCGGTGGTCGAGGATCGATTGAGTCGGTCCGATGCCCGCCAAGGATTTTTGCTCGACGGTTATCCTCGAACATTGCCCCAGGCGGCGACACTTGAGGGTATACTCGTGAGTTCGCAGTCGGATCTCGACGCCGTCGTGTCGATCGAGGTTCCGGAGACGGTCCTGATCGAGCGCGCCCTGGGGCGTGGACGGCAGGACGACAGCGCCGAAGTGATGAAGGAACGGCTACGGGTGTATGACGAGTTGACGGCCCCGCTGGTCGGCTATTACAAAGACCGCTCCAAGCTCCACACCCTCGATGGCAATCGTCCCGTCGAGGTGGTGTTTGAGAGCATTCTGGAGGTCCTCGGGCACTGA
- the rplQ gene encoding 50S ribosomal protein L17, whose protein sequence is MRHGMKNRKLGRTSAHRRAMFRNQLHALMEHERIITTLPKAKELRRLAERVVTRGRTDSVQARRWVRTWIDDRTVVKKVFDVISPRFEDRPGGYTRIIKLGPRQGDGAEMAVLEFVDYDETRGEADS, encoded by the coding sequence ATGCGTCACGGAATGAAGAATCGTAAGCTGGGGCGGACGAGCGCGCACCGTCGCGCCATGTTCCGGAACCAGCTCCACGCTCTGATGGAGCACGAGCGCATCATCACCACGCTGCCGAAGGCCAAAGAGCTGCGTCGCTTGGCCGAGCGGGTGGTCACCCGCGGCCGTACCGACTCGGTGCAGGCGCGGCGCTGGGTGCGCACCTGGATCGACGATCGGACGGTGGTGAAGAAGGTCTTCGACGTCATCTCGCCGCGATTCGAGGATCGTCCCGGTGGCTACACCCGCATCATCAAGCTCGGGCCTCGCCAGGGCGATGGTGCCGAGATGGCGGTGCTCGAGTTCGTCGACTACGACGAGACTCGGGGCGAAGCCGACAGCTAG
- a CDS encoding sulfatase, which translates to MAKEFYRGGLSSPPFLFLLLAVLAFWQCAPRPEAERTSVVLVIIDTLGAENVGAFAGSFPSPTPRLDRLADEAVLFRRAYSPAPWTQPSVASLLTSRLPSEHGVLRLFDVLAEDRLTLAEVLTQVGYRSGAIVSHRLLSADLGFGQGFSHHDDSLAGGHRTITSEAVTAAALAWLDEQPDGAPFFLLAHYFDPHYVYQHRPEFDRTSGYGGALVPDMPIWDLRNAGADLSTADVAYLEGLYREEVAATDAAVGALVDGLVERALVDRSLLVVTADHGEEILRRGWLGHTRTLYEELIHVPLLMRLPGGGAQSFDEPVSLIDVAPTILDLVGVARPEGFAGRSLAGWIRGLEEPTSQPVRAEVAFDDLTAAAGRAGRKTAFKTAVVDGSYKVIHDLIADRWELYDLASDPLEEHNLAADEAAESHPEEPRLRRYLLRWEQARGELSNPRAKPSAEALEELRALGYLR; encoded by the coding sequence TTGGCGAAGGAGTTTTACCGCGGCGGGCTTTCGAGCCCGCCGTTTTTGTTTCTGCTGTTGGCCGTCTTGGCCTTCTGGCAGTGTGCTCCTCGGCCGGAGGCCGAGCGCACGTCCGTCGTCTTGGTGATCATTGACACCCTCGGCGCCGAGAACGTCGGTGCCTTCGCCGGCTCCTTCCCTTCGCCAACGCCGCGGCTCGATCGCCTCGCCGACGAAGCAGTGCTTTTCCGGCGGGCTTACTCTCCGGCCCCTTGGACCCAGCCGTCGGTGGCTTCGCTGCTGACCTCACGGCTACCGTCGGAGCACGGCGTGCTGCGGCTATTCGATGTTCTGGCGGAGGACCGACTCACCCTCGCTGAGGTGCTGACGCAGGTCGGCTATCGCAGCGGCGCGATCGTCAGTCACCGCCTCTTGTCTGCGGATCTGGGTTTCGGCCAGGGCTTCTCCCATCACGACGACTCCTTGGCCGGTGGTCATCGCACCATCACCTCCGAGGCGGTGACCGCGGCGGCCCTCGCCTGGCTCGATGAGCAGCCCGACGGGGCCCCCTTCTTCCTGCTGGCTCACTACTTCGATCCCCACTACGTCTACCAGCATCGGCCGGAGTTCGATCGCACCTCCGGCTATGGCGGTGCGCTGGTGCCGGACATGCCGATCTGGGATCTGCGGAATGCCGGTGCCGACTTGTCCACCGCCGACGTCGCCTACCTCGAAGGACTCTACCGGGAAGAGGTGGCGGCGACCGACGCCGCCGTCGGTGCCCTCGTCGACGGCCTCGTCGAACGCGCCCTGGTCGATCGCTCGCTGCTGGTGGTCACCGCCGACCACGGCGAGGAGATCCTACGTCGCGGCTGGCTCGGTCACACCCGCACCCTCTACGAGGAGCTGATTCACGTTCCGCTGCTGATGCGCCTGCCGGGCGGCGGCGCCCAGTCCTTCGACGAGCCGGTTTCTCTGATCGATGTCGCCCCGACGATTCTCGACCTGGTGGGAGTGGCGCGTCCCGAGGGCTTCGCCGGCAGGTCCCTCGCCGGCTGGATTCGCGGCCTAGAGGAGCCGACCAGCCAACCGGTTCGTGCCGAGGTGGCCTTCGACGATCTGACGGCGGCCGCCGGGCGGGCGGGGCGGAAGACGGCCTTCAAGACCGCCGTCGTGGACGGCTCCTACAAGGTGATCCACGATCTCATCGCCGACCGCTGGGAGCTTTACGACCTCGCTTCGGACCCGCTCGAGGAACACAACCTGGCGGCCGATGAGGCCGCCGAGAGCCATCCCGAGGAGCCGCGTCTCCGGCGCTACCTGCTGCGCTGGGAGCAGGCCCGTGGCGAGCTCTCCAATCCGCGAGCGAAGCCCTCGGCGGAAGCGCTCGAAGAATTGCGCGCCCTCGGCTATCTGCGCTGA
- the fusA gene encoding elongation factor G: MQVDSSEKIRNLAVAGHNDTGKTTLISALLYAGGAVNRMSKVEDGNTVTDFDSEEIERGISISLAPCFVPWQKHKINLIDCPGYGIFFPETRSAIAATDAVLLCINAVGGVEVTTEKVWAKAADHERPVLINLTKMDRERANFEEVVEDLRKSFGRSVAPIQIPIGKEHDFAGVVDLLTGKAHYFDRDGNGKGRVEDPPEELADAIEEWRNQLIEAIAETDEFLMEEFFEKGTLTEEELVKGLRSAVKNRSIFPLTMTSGAHGIGPSALLDTVVDLAPSPLSRTFEAKDVGGETIEISGGDETVSVLVFKTLSDPFSGRISILRVASGTLHSDSPYWNPRLESLEKVGHLLSLQGKQGTQVPHLVAGDIGGVAKLKNSVTGDTLCAKEKPLTLPWIRLPIPAMSFAIEPKAKGDEEKIGEALNRLKEEDISLQAGRDSETNEFLLSGSGGRHAEITVAKLKSRFNVEVILHPPKIPYRETIKVPADGHGRHKKQSGGRGQFADCKIRIEPMERGDDFDFIDEIFGGAIPQNYRPAVEKGIQEARHKGFLAGFPMVDFRVRLKDGQYHDVDSSEMAFKVAGSLAYKDAMSKAKATILEPMMSVEITTSEEFTGDVIGDLSQRRGRPQGMDVKNEKQVIQAVAPMSEMLDYARALRAITQGRSSFTMDFSHYEELPHQEQEKLIAERRREEEAEG, translated from the coding sequence ATGCAGGTCGACAGCTCGGAGAAGATTCGAAATCTCGCTGTAGCAGGCCATAACGACACCGGCAAAACCACCCTGATCAGCGCTCTGCTCTATGCCGGTGGCGCCGTCAACCGCATGAGCAAGGTCGAAGACGGAAACACCGTCACCGACTTCGATTCCGAAGAGATCGAACGCGGCATCTCCATCTCCCTCGCCCCCTGCTTCGTCCCCTGGCAAAAACACAAGATCAACCTCATCGACTGCCCCGGCTACGGCATCTTTTTCCCCGAGACCCGATCCGCCATTGCGGCCACCGATGCGGTCTTGCTCTGCATCAACGCCGTCGGCGGCGTCGAGGTGACCACCGAGAAGGTGTGGGCCAAGGCCGCCGATCACGAGCGGCCGGTGCTGATCAATCTCACCAAGATGGACCGCGAGCGAGCCAACTTCGAAGAGGTCGTGGAAGACCTGCGAAAAAGCTTCGGCCGCAGCGTCGCTCCGATCCAAATCCCGATCGGAAAAGAGCACGATTTCGCCGGCGTCGTCGACCTGCTGACCGGCAAGGCTCACTACTTCGATCGCGACGGCAACGGCAAGGGACGAGTCGAAGATCCGCCGGAAGAGCTCGCCGACGCCATCGAAGAATGGCGCAACCAGCTGATCGAGGCCATTGCCGAAACCGACGAGTTCCTGATGGAGGAATTCTTCGAGAAGGGCACCCTCACCGAGGAGGAGCTGGTCAAAGGTCTGCGCTCGGCGGTGAAAAACCGTTCGATCTTTCCATTGACGATGACCTCCGGCGCCCATGGCATCGGTCCGTCGGCGCTGCTCGACACGGTCGTCGATCTCGCCCCATCGCCGCTGAGCCGGACCTTCGAAGCCAAGGACGTTGGCGGCGAAACGATCGAGATCAGCGGCGGTGACGAGACCGTTTCGGTGTTGGTCTTCAAGACCCTCTCGGACCCCTTCAGCGGCCGGATCTCGATTCTGCGAGTGGCCAGCGGAACCTTGCATTCGGACTCTCCCTACTGGAATCCGCGCCTCGAGAGTCTGGAGAAGGTCGGCCATCTACTTAGCCTCCAGGGCAAGCAGGGCACCCAGGTTCCCCATCTGGTGGCGGGCGACATCGGCGGCGTCGCCAAGCTCAAGAATTCGGTCACCGGCGACACCCTTTGCGCCAAGGAAAAGCCCCTGACCCTGCCCTGGATCCGCCTGCCGATTCCCGCCATGTCCTTCGCCATCGAGCCCAAGGCCAAGGGTGACGAGGAGAAGATCGGAGAAGCCCTCAACCGCCTCAAAGAGGAGGACATCAGCCTGCAGGCGGGGCGGGACTCGGAGACCAACGAGTTCCTGCTCTCGGGGTCCGGCGGCCGCCATGCGGAGATCACCGTCGCCAAGCTGAAGAGCCGTTTCAACGTCGAGGTGATCCTCCATCCGCCCAAGATTCCCTATCGCGAGACCATCAAGGTGCCGGCCGATGGCCACGGCCGCCACAAGAAGCAGAGCGGTGGGCGCGGTCAGTTCGCCGACTGCAAGATCCGCATCGAACCGATGGAGCGCGGCGACGACTTCGATTTCATCGACGAGATCTTCGGTGGGGCGATCCCTCAGAACTATCGCCCGGCGGTCGAAAAGGGTATTCAGGAAGCGCGCCACAAGGGATTTCTCGCCGGCTTCCCGATGGTCGACTTCCGGGTTCGCCTGAAGGACGGCCAGTACCACGATGTCGATTCGTCCGAAATGGCCTTCAAGGTGGCCGGCTCGCTGGCTTACAAGGACGCCATGAGCAAGGCCAAGGCGACCATCCTCGAGCCCATGATGTCGGTCGAGATCACCACCAGCGAAGAGTTCACCGGCGACGTCATCGGCGACCTCTCGCAGCGCCGTGGCCGCCCCCAGGGGATGGACGTCAAGAACGAGAAGCAGGTGATCCAGGCGGTGGCGCCGATGTCCGAGATGCTCGACTACGCCCGCGCCCTGCGGGCCATCACGCAAGGCCGATCGAGCTTCACCATGGACTTCTCGCACTATGAAGAGCTGCCCCATCAAGAGCAGGAGAAGCTGATCGCCGAGCGCCGTCGCGAAGAGGAAGCGGAAGGCTGA
- a CDS encoding serine/threonine-protein kinase, which yields MSSSSNRLGRYEVLRELGRGAMGVVYLAKDPLIGRLVALKTFQLSYAADSEELRQLRSRFIREAQSAGILSQHPGIVTIHDVAEAGGGGGAFIAMEYVEGTNLKDILRRGDPVDLPFIGDIVGQIADALDYAHSKGVVHRDVKPANVLITPDKQTKIADFGIARINTSNLTQDGQMLGTPNYMAPEQVQGQEVDHRADIFSLGVIVYELLTRKKPFQGENLTTVTHRIVYDEFTPLEEHVAGLPSGLTQVLGKALEKSPARRYDAAGELAVELRRVIDEHLGTAPSPAAPSKPVPATPAAAPVAPTVTPSLPESRPAAASAPPSKTAATTLWGERLRQLLPVSGGDRGRRVKVGAVAAGAALLVFGALVLWARGQIPEVPPEDSQHRMRAQYLTLMKEGRRHLAAGRAGAASQAFRRAERLAPDPARVRALANDARRSVDEGELLATQLEAARQALEDKRYLEARASATAVLELDPDHAEAAEILAAATDALERETAASTAVTSPGRQPVTPRRRPSTMRSPTNRRPATAPQAVAPATMAIEFTTDLPEGTLVITANGEEVYRRAFAFYEKGGLFRKKKIPQSGKITAPPVRVPAGQQRLRVEVSRPEAPALVREARTTLPAGGSVRFRIRLAADGSLGLQID from the coding sequence ATGTCGTCTTCATCGAATCGTCTCGGCCGGTACGAGGTCCTGCGGGAGCTCGGTCGCGGTGCCATGGGTGTGGTTTACCTGGCGAAGGATCCGCTGATCGGTCGCCTGGTGGCCCTGAAGACTTTTCAGCTCAGCTACGCTGCCGATTCGGAGGAGCTGCGGCAGCTACGCTCACGCTTCATCCGCGAGGCCCAGAGCGCCGGCATCCTGTCGCAGCATCCGGGCATCGTCACCATCCACGACGTCGCCGAAGCCGGCGGCGGAGGTGGTGCCTTCATCGCCATGGAGTATGTCGAGGGCACCAATCTCAAGGACATTCTGCGGCGCGGTGATCCGGTCGATCTGCCGTTCATCGGCGACATCGTCGGCCAGATCGCCGATGCCCTCGACTATGCCCATTCGAAAGGGGTGGTGCATCGCGACGTCAAGCCGGCCAATGTCCTGATCACTCCGGACAAGCAGACCAAGATCGCCGATTTCGGGATTGCGCGCATCAACACCTCGAACCTGACCCAGGACGGCCAGATGCTCGGCACCCCGAACTACATGGCTCCGGAGCAGGTTCAGGGGCAGGAGGTCGATCATCGCGCCGACATTTTTTCCCTCGGGGTCATCGTCTACGAGCTGCTGACTCGCAAGAAGCCCTTCCAGGGAGAAAATCTGACCACCGTCACGCACCGCATCGTGTACGACGAGTTCACGCCCCTCGAAGAGCATGTCGCGGGCCTGCCGAGTGGCTTGACGCAGGTTCTCGGCAAGGCCCTCGAGAAGAGCCCGGCGCGACGTTACGACGCCGCCGGCGAGCTGGCGGTCGAGCTGCGCCGGGTGATCGACGAGCACCTCGGCACGGCGCCGTCGCCGGCAGCGCCCTCGAAACCGGTGCCCGCCACCCCGGCCGCCGCGCCGGTCGCCCCGACGGTGACTCCGTCGCTGCCCGAAAGCCGCCCTGCAGCGGCCTCGGCGCCGCCTTCGAAAACCGCCGCGACCACCCTCTGGGGCGAGCGCCTGCGGCAGCTCTTGCCGGTTTCCGGAGGGGACCGCGGACGTCGTGTCAAAGTCGGTGCCGTCGCTGCCGGCGCGGCGTTGCTGGTCTTCGGTGCGCTGGTTCTCTGGGCGCGCGGTCAGATTCCCGAGGTTCCTCCGGAGGATTCTCAGCATCGCATGCGGGCCCAGTACCTGACCTTGATGAAGGAGGGGCGCCGCCATCTCGCGGCCGGCCGCGCGGGGGCCGCCTCGCAGGCCTTTCGACGGGCCGAGCGCCTGGCGCCGGACCCGGCGCGGGTGCGGGCCCTCGCCAACGATGCTCGGCGCTCCGTCGACGAGGGCGAGCTCCTGGCGACCCAGCTCGAGGCGGCTCGCCAGGCCCTCGAGGACAAGCGCTACCTCGAGGCTCGGGCCTCGGCGACGGCGGTCTTGGAGCTCGATCCGGACCATGCCGAGGCGGCCGAGATCCTCGCCGCCGCCACCGACGCCCTGGAGCGCGAAACCGCTGCCTCGACGGCGGTGACCAGCCCCGGTCGTCAACCGGTGACGCCGCGTCGCCGGCCCTCGACGATGCGCTCGCCGACCAATCGCCGGCCGGCGACGGCTCCCCAGGCGGTGGCGCCGGCGACGATGGCGATCGAGTTCACCACCGATCTCCCGGAGGGAACGTTGGTGATCACGGCCAACGGCGAGGAGGTCTATCGCCGTGCCTTCGCCTTCTATGAGAAGGGCGGCCTGTTCCGCAAGAAGAAGATTCCCCAGAGCGGCAAGATCACCGCGCCGCCGGTGCGGGTGCCGG
- the infA gene encoding translation initiation factor IF-1: protein MSKKEDAIEVEATVVEPLPNTMFKVELPNGHQVLAHISGKMRKHFIRILPGDRVLVELSPYDLNRGRIVYRLK, encoded by the coding sequence TTGTCCAAGAAAGAAGATGCGATCGAGGTCGAGGCGACCGTCGTCGAGCCCCTTCCGAACACCATGTTCAAGGTCGAGCTCCCGAACGGTCATCAGGTTCTGGCCCATATCTCCGGCAAGATGCGGAAGCATTTCATCCGAATCCTGCCCGGCGATCGGGTGTTGGTGGAGCTGTCGCCCTACGATCTGAATCGCGGCCGTATCGTCTACCGCTTGAAGTAG
- a CDS encoding DNA-directed RNA polymerase subunit alpha has product MLWKGFQRPKRITVERDTLTPTYGKFIAQPFERGFGTTIGNAMRRCLLSSIEGASVTALHIEGVLHEFSSIPGVVEDVTDIILNVKQVPIRLHADESKILTLGVTKSGDVTATSLDEDPQVEVMDKDVHIATLNEEGTLKLQLQVKAGRGYVSADRNFDESMGIGWIPLDSAHSPVRRVNYKVEAARLGQTTDYERLILEVTTDGTVTPEEAVARAAMLLKDHLGIFIDAEESIRDTGEEAPNEELAGMDALLAQAIDELELSVRSANSLKNANIHTLRDLVRKSEKEMLETKNFGKKSLEEVQEVLGGLGLSFGMDVPEAPSVGVGS; this is encoded by the coding sequence ATGCTTTGGAAAGGATTTCAGCGCCCCAAGCGCATTACGGTCGAGCGTGACACCCTGACGCCGACCTACGGTAAGTTCATCGCTCAGCCCTTCGAGCGCGGCTTCGGGACGACGATCGGTAACGCGATGCGTCGCTGCCTGCTGTCCTCGATCGAAGGTGCGTCGGTGACGGCCCTGCACATCGAAGGGGTGCTGCACGAGTTCTCTTCGATTCCGGGAGTCGTCGAGGACGTCACCGACATCATCCTCAACGTCAAGCAGGTGCCGATTCGTCTGCACGCCGACGAGTCCAAGATTCTCACCCTGGGCGTCACCAAGAGTGGCGACGTCACGGCCACCAGCCTGGACGAGGATCCGCAGGTCGAGGTGATGGACAAGGATGTCCACATCGCCACCCTCAACGAGGAAGGCACCCTCAAGCTGCAGCTCCAGGTCAAGGCCGGAAGGGGCTACGTCAGTGCCGATCGCAACTTCGACGAGTCGATGGGCATCGGTTGGATTCCGCTCGATTCCGCCCACAGCCCGGTGCGGCGCGTCAACTACAAGGTGGAAGCGGCCCGTCTCGGCCAGACCACCGACTACGAGCGTCTGATTCTCGAGGTCACCACCGATGGCACGGTCACGCCGGAGGAAGCGGTGGCGCGAGCCGCGATGCTGCTCAAGGATCATCTCGGCATCTTCATCGACGCCGAAGAGAGCATCCGGGATACCGGTGAGGAGGCTCCCAACGAGGAGCTCGCCGGCATGGATGCGCTGTTGGCCCAGGCCATTGACGAGCTCGAGCTCTCGGTGCGTTCCGCCAACTCCCTGAAGAACGCCAACATCCACACCCTGCGCGATCTGGTCCGCAAGAGCGAGAAGGAGATGCTCGAGACTAAGAACTTCGGCAAGAAGTCGCTCGAAGAGGTGCAGGAAGTGCTCGGCGGTCTGGGCCTGTCCTTCGGGATGGATGTTCCGGAGGCACCGTCCGTCGGAGTCGGATCCTAG
- a CDS encoding site-2 protease family protein, which yields MMDPALQEQIMLGVAWYAVFLLSLTLHEAAHAFAALRLGDPTAYHGGQVTLNPVPHIRRSPFGTVIVPLLVFATSGWMIGWASAPYDPVWARRYPRREAIMALAGPLANLLLVLLAGTAIVLGLAMGWFVAPQSVTFGMLTEAASPGLASGAAMVLSILFGLNLLLFVFNLIPLPPLDGSSVITLLMPEETAMRYRDFLAGQPGLALVGLLIAWRLFNPVFDRVFLIALKLLYPGVDYQ from the coding sequence ATGATGGACCCGGCCCTGCAAGAACAGATCATGCTCGGGGTCGCCTGGTACGCGGTCTTCCTGCTCTCCCTGACGCTGCACGAAGCCGCCCACGCCTTCGCCGCCTTGCGCCTCGGAGACCCGACCGCCTATCACGGTGGTCAGGTCACCCTCAATCCGGTGCCCCACATACGGCGATCGCCCTTCGGCACGGTGATCGTGCCCCTGCTGGTCTTCGCCACCAGCGGCTGGATGATCGGCTGGGCCAGCGCGCCTTACGACCCGGTTTGGGCACGGCGCTACCCGCGGCGCGAAGCGATCATGGCTCTCGCCGGCCCGCTGGCCAATCTGCTGCTGGTCTTGCTCGCCGGCACCGCCATCGTGCTGGGTTTGGCGATGGGCTGGTTCGTGGCACCGCAGTCGGTGACCTTCGGCATGCTCACCGAAGCCGCCTCCCCCGGCCTGGCATCGGGAGCGGCGATGGTGCTGTCGATCCTGTTCGGCCTCAACCTTCTGCTCTTCGTTTTCAATCTGATCCCGCTGCCACCCCTCGACGGCAGCTCGGTGATCACGCTGTTGATGCCGGAGGAAACGGCCATGCGCTACCGCGACTTCCTCGCCGGTCAGCCGGGCCTCGCCCTGGTCGGACTGCTCATCGCCTGGCGCCTGTTCAACCCGGTCTTCGATCGCGTCTTCCTCATCGCCCTCAAGCTGCTCTACCCCGGCGTCGACTACCAGTAG
- the secY gene encoding preprotein translocase subunit SecY, translated as MIESFRNIFNIEDLRNRILFMFGLLAVYRIGCYIPTPGVDSEALLQFMEQNQGTIFGFVNTFTGGSLSQMAVFSLGIMPYITASIILQLLTVVWPYLEKLSKEGELGRRKITQYTRYGTVLISIIQSTGIAFFLESVTLPAGARLVPEPGWGFRLMTIITLTTGCSVVMWLGEQISERGIGNGISLIIFAGIVVGLIPAIIQTVQSVQTGNLNAIGILLLVVVMVGVVAFCVYMEKAQRRIPVQYAKRVVGRRVYGGQSTYLPLRVNTGGVIPVIFASSVVMVPQTFAQMWQNQEWVQKSASAIAWGQPLYYLLYVAAIIFFSYFYVSIIFNPADLADNMRKYGGFIPGIRPGKRTAEYIDKILTRITLVGSSYLALVSVLPDFLLNGFKVAGLPFVGANLDTMMPAWFTDGLGIQFYFGGTSLLIIVSVAMDTVQQIESQLVMRNYEGFMKKGRIKGRRG; from the coding sequence GTGATCGAGAGCTTCCGCAATATTTTCAACATCGAGGATCTGCGCAACCGGATCCTCTTCATGTTCGGGCTGCTGGCGGTCTATCGCATCGGCTGCTACATCCCCACCCCGGGTGTCGACTCGGAGGCCCTGCTGCAGTTCATGGAGCAGAATCAGGGCACCATCTTCGGCTTCGTCAACACCTTCACCGGGGGCAGCCTGAGCCAGATGGCGGTCTTCTCGCTGGGGATCATGCCGTACATTACGGCGTCCATCATCCTGCAGCTCCTGACCGTGGTTTGGCCCTACCTGGAGAAGCTCTCCAAAGAAGGCGAGCTCGGCCGCCGGAAGATCACCCAGTACACCCGCTACGGCACCGTGCTGATCTCGATCATCCAGTCGACCGGTATCGCATTCTTCCTCGAGAGCGTCACCTTGCCGGCCGGTGCCCGCCTGGTTCCAGAACCCGGTTGGGGCTTCCGGTTGATGACCATCATCACCCTGACCACCGGCTGTTCCGTGGTCATGTGGCTGGGTGAGCAAATCTCTGAACGCGGCATCGGCAACGGAATTTCGTTGATCATCTTCGCCGGCATCGTGGTCGGCCTGATCCCGGCGATCATCCAGACGGTGCAGTCGGTGCAGACCGGCAACCTCAACGCCATCGGCATTCTTCTCTTGGTGGTGGTGATGGTCGGGGTGGTCGCCTTCTGTGTCTACATGGAGAAGGCGCAACGAAGAATCCCGGTGCAGTACGCCAAGCGGGTGGTGGGCCGTCGCGTCTACGGTGGTCAGAGCACTTACCTGCCGCTGCGCGTCAACACCGGTGGCGTGATCCCGGTGATTTTCGCCAGCTCGGTGGTGATGGTGCCGCAGACCTTCGCCCAGATGTGGCAGAACCAGGAATGGGTCCAGAAGTCGGCGTCGGCGATCGCCTGGGGGCAGCCTCTCTACTACCTGCTCTACGTCGCGGCGATCATCTTCTTCTCCTACTTCTACGTCTCGATCATCTTCAACCCGGCGGACCTGGCCGACAACATGCGCAAGTACGGGGGTTTCATCCCCGGGATTCGGCCCGGCAAGCGCACCGCCGAGTACATCGACAAGATCTTGACCCGCATCACCCTGGTGGGCTCGAGCTATCTGGCGCTGGTTTCGGTGCTGCCGGACTTCCTGCTCAACGGCTTCAAGGTCGCCGGCCTGCCGTTCGTCGGGGCCAACCTCGACACGATGATGCCGGCCTGGTTCACCGACGGACTGGGGATCCAGTTCTACTTCGGAGGCACCTCGCTGCTGATCATCGTCAGCGTGGCGATGGACACGGTGCAGCAGATCGAAAGCCAGCTCGTGATGCGCAACTACGAGGGCTTCATGAAGAAGGGCCGAATCAAGGGTCGCCGAGGATAA
- the rpsK gene encoding 30S ribosomal protein S11 gives MAKAGGKKKTGKRKEKRNVPHGVAHIQATFNNTIVSISDPEGNVLTWSSAGKMGFKGSRKGTPFAAQMAAQNAGHQAKDQGVRSVDVLVKGPGGGREGAVRALQSAGLDVKSIKDVTPVPHNGCRPPKRRRV, from the coding sequence ATGGCCAAAGCAGGCGGTAAGAAGAAGACCGGAAAGCGCAAGGAAAAGCGCAACGTCCCCCACGGCGTGGCGCACATCCAGGCGACGTTCAACAACACCATCGTGTCGATCAGCGATCCGGAGGGCAACGTGCTCACCTGGTCGTCGGCCGGCAAGATGGGCTTCAAGGGCTCCCGAAAGGGTACTCCCTTCGCGGCCCAGATGGCGGCCCAGAACGCCGGTCATCAGGCCAAGGATCAGGGCGTTCGCTCGGTCGATGTGCTGGTCAAGGGGCCCGGCGGTGGTCGCGAGGGCGCGGTGCGTGCCCTGCAGTCCGCCGGCCTCGACGTCAAGTCGATCAAGGACGTGACTCCGGTGCCGCACAACGGCTGCCGGCCGCCGAAGCGTCGTCGCGTCTGA